A window of the Citrus sinensis cultivar Valencia sweet orange chromosome 9, DVS_A1.0, whole genome shotgun sequence genome harbors these coding sequences:
- the LOC102628998 gene encoding ervatamin-B-like — MEKNFDIIALSMIILVTYSSKMVSVAGRSLHEPSIVEKHEKWMAEHGRTYKDDLEKEMRFKIFKENLEYIEKANEEANRTYKLGTNEFSDLTNEEFRASYTGYRVPSQSSSSRQSTTASFKYQNLTDVPTSMDWREKGAVTPIKNQGQCGVCWAFSAVAAVEGVTKISGGNLIPLSEQQILDCSIDGNRGCDGGWMDNAFKYIIKNQGIATEADYPYKEVQGTCEDAQVKVAAKISNFEDVKPNDEQALLQAVAMQPVSICIEGSGPDFQSYKGGIFNRGCGTQCSHAVAIVGFGATEDGMKYWLIKNSWGEKWGEAGYMRILRDVDAPEGLCGIATKPSYPVA; from the exons ATGGAGAAAAACTTTGATATCATTGCCCTGTCTATGATCATTCTGGTGACTTATTCATCTAAAATGGTGTCGGTCGCCGGCCGGTCGCTGCATGAACCATCCATTGTTGAGAAGCATGAAAAATGGATGGCTGAGCATGGGCGCACTTACAAGGACGACCTGGAGAAGGAAATGCGGTTTAAGatattcaaagaaaaccttGAATACATTGAGAAAGCCAATGAGGAGGCGAATCGGACGTACAAGTTAGGCACCAATGAATTTTCAGACTTAACTAATGAGGAGTTTCGTGCTTCATATACAGGATACAGGGTGCCAAGCCAGTCATCTTCATCACGGCAATCCACAACAGCATCCTTCAAGTATCAAAACCTGACTGACGTTCCAACTAGCATGGACTGGAGAGAGAAAGGAGCTGTCACTCCTATTAAGAACCAAGGTCAATGTG GAGTCTGTTGGGCATTTTCAGCTGTGGCGGCGGTGGAAGGGGTCACTAAGATTAGTGGTGGTAATCTTATTCCACTTTCGGAGCAGCAAATACTAGACTGCTCAATAGATGGTAACCGTGGATGCGATGGCGGTTGGATGGACAATGcctttaaatatattataaaaaaccAGGGTATTGCCACAGAAGCGGATTATCCATACAAGGAAGTCCAAGGAACTTGTGAAGACGCACAGGTCAAGGTAGCTGCTAAAATTAGTAACTTTGAAGATGTAAAACCCAATGATGAGCAGGCTTTACTCCAAGCTGTAGCCATGCAGCCAGTATCAATTTGCATTGAAGGAAGTGGACCAGACTTCCAGAGCTACAAAGGCGGTATTTTTAACCGAGGATGTGGAACTCAGTGTTCTCATGCTGTTGCTATCGTTGGATTTGGGGCAACTGAAGATGGAATGAAGTATTGGTTAATTAAGAATTCATGGGGGGAGAAATGGGGTGAGGCCGGCTACATGAGGATTCTCAGAGATGTTGATGCACCTGAAGGTCTTTGTGGCATTGCCACTAAACCTTCCTACCCAGTTGCATGA